A genomic segment from Pseudosulfitobacter sp. DSM 107133 encodes:
- the accC gene encoding acetyl-CoA carboxylase biotin carboxylase subunit: MFNKILIANRGEIALRVIRACREMGIGSVAVHSTADSDAMHVRMADESVCIGPPSSTQSYLSIPSIIAACEITGAEAIHPGYGFLSENAAFVQIIQDHDLTFIGPTADHIRVMGDKITAKDTMKKLGVPCVPGSDGGVDTLEDAKRIGAEMGYPVIIKATAGGGGKGMKVAGSAAEMERAFMTARAEGKSNFGNDEVYIEKYLTTPRHIEIQVFGDGKGNAVHLGERDCSLQRRHQKVFEEAPGPSITQEERDRIGKICADASANINYIGAGTIEFLYENGEFYFIEMNTRLQVEHPVTEGIFGVDLVREQIRVAAGLPMSFTQEDLKINGHAIEVRINAERLPNFSPCPGRITQYHAPGGLGVRMDSALYDGYSIPPYYDSLIGKLIVHGRDRPEALARLGRALGELIVDGVDTTIPLFDALLQEPDIHSGNYNIHWLEHWLETHLQPA, encoded by the coding sequence ATGTTCAACAAAATCCTGATTGCCAACCGCGGAGAGATCGCACTGCGCGTCATCCGTGCGTGCCGTGAAATGGGCATCGGCAGCGTTGCGGTCCATTCGACCGCCGACAGCGACGCGATGCATGTGCGCATGGCCGACGAAAGCGTGTGCATCGGCCCGCCGTCGTCGACACAGTCCTATTTGTCGATTCCGTCGATCATCGCCGCCTGTGAAATCACCGGAGCCGAGGCGATTCACCCCGGCTATGGCTTCCTGTCCGAAAACGCTGCATTCGTGCAGATCATCCAGGACCACGACCTGACGTTCATCGGCCCCACCGCCGATCACATCCGCGTCATGGGCGACAAGATCACCGCCAAGGACACGATGAAAAAACTGGGTGTGCCCTGCGTCCCCGGTTCCGATGGCGGCGTGGACACATTGGAAGACGCCAAACGCATCGGTGCCGAAATGGGCTATCCGGTCATCATCAAGGCAACAGCCGGCGGTGGTGGCAAGGGTATGAAAGTCGCCGGTTCCGCCGCCGAGATGGAACGCGCCTTCATGACCGCGCGCGCCGAAGGCAAATCGAACTTTGGCAACGACGAAGTCTATATCGAGAAATATCTGACCACGCCCCGCCACATCGAAATTCAGGTGTTCGGCGACGGCAAGGGCAACGCGGTGCACCTGGGCGAACGCGACTGTTCGCTGCAACGGCGCCACCAGAAAGTGTTCGAAGAGGCCCCCGGCCCCTCCATCACCCAGGAAGAACGCGACCGCATCGGCAAGATCTGCGCCGACGCCAGTGCCAACATCAACTATATCGGTGCGGGCACGATCGAGTTTCTCTATGAAAACGGCGAGTTCTATTTCATCGAGATGAACACCCGTCTTCAGGTGGAACATCCTGTGACCGAAGGGATTTTTGGCGTCGACCTGGTGCGCGAACAAATCCGCGTGGCCGCGGGCCTGCCCATGTCGTTTACCCAAGAGGACCTGAAAATCAACGGTCACGCCATCGAAGTGCGCATCAACGCCGAACGCCTGCCCAACTTTTCCCCCTGCCCCGGCCGGATCACGCAGTACCACGCGCCCGGCGGTCTGGGGGTGCGGATGGATTCGGCGCTGTATGACGGCTATTCGATCCCGCCCTATTACGACAGCCTGATCGGCAAGCTGATCGTCCATGGCCGAGATCGCCCCGAGGCACTGGCACGTCTGGGCCGCGCCTTGGGAGAGTTGATCGTGGACGGTGTGGACACCACTATCCCGCTGTTCGATGCGCTGCTGCAAGAGCCTGACATCCATTCGGGCAACTACAACATTCACTGGCTGGAACACTGGCTGGAGACGCATTTGCAGCCTGCATAA
- the accB gene encoding acetyl-CoA carboxylase biotin carboxyl carrier protein codes for MTKNKHDDDVAFIKALAELLRENDLTELQVKRDYAEDDSLNVRVSREHPPVAGYAAAPAQITAAPAAAAPAATPSAPAAAEDPADHPGAVTSPMVGTVYMQAEPGAPSFISVGTTVSEGDTLLIVEAMKTMNHIPAPRAGTVKRILVDDGAAVEFGAPLVILE; via the coding sequence ATGACAAAGAACAAACACGACGACGACGTGGCCTTTATCAAGGCGCTGGCCGAATTGCTGCGCGAAAACGATCTGACAGAGCTTCAGGTCAAACGCGACTATGCCGAGGACGACAGCCTGAACGTGCGCGTTTCGCGCGAACATCCCCCCGTGGCAGGCTATGCCGCCGCCCCGGCCCAGATTACTGCCGCACCTGCTGCTGCGGCACCAGCCGCCACGCCCTCAGCGCCTGCTGCCGCCGAAGACCCCGCAGATCATCCCGGCGCCGTGACCTCGCCCATGGTTGGCACCGTGTACATGCAAGCCGAACCCGGTGCGCCGTCGTTCATCTCGGTTGGCACGACAGTGTCCGAAGGCGACACATTGCTGATCGTCGAGGCGATGAAGACCATGAACCACATTCCGGCCCCGCGTGCCGGCACTGTCAAGCGTATCCTGGTGGATGATGGCGCGGCGGTCGAATTTGGCGCCCCGCTTGTGATCCTGGAATAA
- the aat gene encoding leucyl/phenylalanyl-tRNA--protein transferase encodes MDLTPEILLHGYSIGIFPMAENRNDPEVFWVDPRLRGVMPLDGFHMSRSLARAMRRSDWQVAINTDFLGTVDACADRTETWINAEIRSLYNALHQQGYAHSFELYEGVSLVGGVYGVTLGTAFFGESMFSRRTNASKMALAACVDHLRRCGFTLFDTQFLTDHLKSLGGVEVSRAGYHKMLEKALQGQASFTALPPPMLQDVVQRSTQTS; translated from the coding sequence ATGGATCTCACTCCCGAGATTCTTTTGCACGGGTACAGTATCGGGATTTTCCCGATGGCCGAAAACCGCAACGACCCAGAGGTGTTCTGGGTCGATCCGCGTCTGCGCGGGGTGATGCCGCTGGACGGGTTCCACATGTCCCGCAGCCTCGCCCGCGCCATGCGCCGCAGCGACTGGCAGGTGGCGATCAACACCGATTTTCTTGGCACCGTCGACGCCTGCGCCGACCGCACCGAGACCTGGATCAACGCCGAGATCCGCAGCCTCTACAACGCCCTGCATCAACAGGGTTACGCCCATTCCTTCGAGCTCTACGAGGGCGTTTCACTGGTGGGCGGTGTCTATGGCGTGACGCTGGGAACCGCGTTTTTCGGGGAAAGCATGTTTTCACGGCGCACCAACGCATCAAAAATGGCGCTGGCGGCCTGTGTCGATCATCTGCGGCGCTGCGGTTTTACCCTGTTTGACACACAGTTTCTGACCGACCATCTGAAATCACTGGGCGGCGTGGAAGTGTCACGCGCGGGCTATCACAAGATGCTGGAAAAGGCACTACAAGGTCAGGCCAGCTTTACCGCCCTGCCCCCGCCGATGCTTCAGGACGTGGTGCAGCGCAGCACCCAGACGTCATAA
- a CDS encoding DUF2155 domain-containing protein: MKHLLAGLWLMALALPAAAQETSNASGAVLRGLDTFNGHVTDMQVAAGESVQFGRLNIVLRECRYPAGNPSGDAFASLEISQQGRAGVLFSGWMVASSPALNAMEHPRYDVWVLRCTTS; this comes from the coding sequence GTGAAACATCTGCTGGCGGGTTTGTGGCTGATGGCGCTTGCGTTGCCTGCGGCGGCCCAAGAGACATCGAATGCCAGCGGCGCGGTCCTGCGCGGGCTGGACACGTTCAATGGTCACGTTACCGACATGCAGGTCGCGGCGGGCGAAAGCGTGCAGTTTGGCCGTCTGAACATCGTTCTGCGTGAATGTCGCTATCCGGCGGGCAACCCGTCGGGCGACGCTTTTGCATCGCTTGAGATCAGCCAGCAAGGCCGCGCAGGGGTGCTGTTTTCGGGCTGGATGGTCGCGTCGTCCCCGGCGCTGAATGCGATGGAGCACCCGCGTTATGACGTCTGGGTGCTGCGCTGCACCACGTCCTGA
- a CDS encoding RidA family protein, translated as MKIKRIHSGGAFEAKIAYCRAVVAGGFVHVAGTVGQGDTVEAQCADALEIIGKALTEAGSGFDKAVRVTYMLPNAADFEACWPVLQKTFGDNPPAATMIECGLIDPKYLIEIEVTALAGA; from the coding sequence ATGAAGATCAAACGGATACATTCAGGTGGCGCGTTCGAGGCCAAGATTGCCTATTGCCGCGCTGTGGTCGCGGGCGGCTTTGTCCATGTGGCGGGCACCGTGGGGCAGGGCGACACTGTCGAGGCGCAATGCGCCGATGCGCTTGAGATCATCGGCAAGGCCCTGACCGAGGCAGGCAGCGGGTTCGACAAGGCGGTGCGGGTGACCTATATGCTGCCCAATGCCGCCGATTTCGAGGCGTGCTGGCCGGTGCTGCAAAAGACATTTGGCGACAACCCGCCCGCAGCGACGATGATCGAATGCGGGCTGATCGACCCCAAATACCTGATCGAGATCGAAGTGACGGCGCTGGCGGGCGCGTAA
- the mlaD gene encoding outer membrane lipid asymmetry maintenance protein MlaD → MSENTTEVLVGSVVLAAAVAFGVYAAQTAGLSSGGDSYPLQASFRSLEGVSVGTDVRLAGVKVGTVSAVALNPETFRADTTVAVAKSIEIPDDSAIVISSEGLLGGNFVEIVPGGSPFAFEPGDVISDTQGAVSLISLLLKFVGGGGGDSAGDGASQ, encoded by the coding sequence ATGTCTGAAAACACTACAGAAGTTCTGGTGGGCAGCGTCGTTCTGGCTGCTGCCGTTGCCTTTGGCGTCTATGCGGCACAAACTGCGGGGCTAAGCTCGGGCGGCGACAGCTATCCCTTGCAAGCCAGCTTTCGCAGCCTTGAAGGCGTAAGCGTAGGCACCGATGTGCGGCTGGCCGGCGTCAAGGTGGGGACCGTGTCCGCAGTGGCGCTGAACCCCGAGACATTTCGCGCCGACACCACGGTGGCTGTGGCCAAATCAATCGAAATTCCAGACGACAGCGCCATCGTGATCAGCTCCGAAGGCTTGCTGGGCGGCAATTTTGTCGAAATCGTTCCCGGCGGGTCGCCCTTTGCCTTTGAGCCGGGCGATGTGATTTCCGACACCCAAGGGGCCGTTTCCCTGATTTCGCTGTTGTTGAAATTTGTGGGTGGCGGTGGTGGCGATTCAGCCGGCGACGGGGCCAGCCAGTGA
- a CDS encoding NADH:ubiquinone oxidoreductase subunit NDUFA12, protein MGILKSMLRAVTWWNGQTLNTQLFTWRKGTKVGEDAEGNIFYRNEDDSKRWVIFNGEAEASRIDPNWHGWLHRTWDETPTDKPLVHKAWEKPHQENLTGTAMAYAPAGSIRRVQPADRSDYEAWSPE, encoded by the coding sequence ATGGGTATTCTCAAATCAATGTTGCGCGCCGTGACGTGGTGGAACGGGCAAACCCTGAACACACAGCTGTTCACATGGCGCAAAGGCACCAAAGTGGGTGAAGATGCCGAGGGCAATATTTTCTACCGCAATGAAGATGACAGCAAACGCTGGGTGATCTTCAACGGCGAGGCAGAAGCATCGCGCATTGATCCCAATTGGCACGGCTGGCTTCATCGCACATGGGACGAAACGCCCACGGACAAGCCGCTGGTGCACAAGGCGTGGGAAAAACCGCACCAGGAAAACCTGACCGGCACCGCGATGGCCTACGCGCCTGCGGGATCGATCCGGCGGGTTCAGCCTGCGGATCGCAGCGACTACGAGGCGTGGAGCCCCGAATAA